The following proteins are encoded in a genomic region of Oncorhynchus keta strain PuntledgeMale-10-30-2019 chromosome 8, Oket_V2, whole genome shotgun sequence:
- the LOC118378606 gene encoding 40S ribosomal protein S29-like, whose amino-acid sequence MLCGRKKPRRIVVFTHAHPSSFLFDILLERDKMGHQSLYWSHPRKFGQGSRSCRVCSNRHGLIRKYGLNMCRQCFRQYANDIGFVKLD is encoded by the exons ATGCTTTGCGGGCGGAAGAAGCCCAGAAGAATAGTTGTATTTACGCATGCGCATCCCTCTTCCTTCCTTTTCGACATTCTACTCGAACGAGACAAGATGGGACATCAGAGCCTCTACTGGAGTCACCCAAGAAAATTCGGTCAGGGATCCCGATCCTG CCGGGTATGCTCGAACAGACACGGTCTGATCCGTAAATACGGGCTCAACATGTGCCGCCAGTGCTTCAGGCAGTACGCGAATGACATCGGCTTTGTCAAG CTGGACTAA